The DNA window GCCTCCACGCCGTCGACGCGGGCCCGCAGGAACGGCTGGAAGTCCAGCCCGAGGTGGGCCTGGATCAGGAGCGGATAGAGGAACGTCTGGCAGAACTGCCGGTAGCCGGCCCACGGTTCGCCCTCGCGCAGCGCCTCGAACGAGCCGACGTCGATGAACACCGGGTGGGCGCCGCGCCACTGCACGTTGTAGGCGGAGCCGTCCTTGGTGGTGAAGCCGGCCTCCAGCGCGGCGCGCAGCACGTCCAGGTGCAGCAGCGCGGCGTCGCGCAGCATCGCGTACGACCACTCGTAGGGGTGCGAGACGAACGGGATGCGATCGTGTCGCAGCACCGCGGCCCAGGGGGCGTCGACCGGGGTGGGGGTCAGCTCCTCGGTGCCGACCAGGTGCCCGGCGGCGGTGAGGTCACGGAAGAGGTCGCTGGCGGCCAGCGCCCGCCAGTCGCGGGCGGACCGCTCGTCGAGCCCGCGCAGCACCTCCTGACCGCGGTGGAAGACCCGGTTGCCGGGGTCCCGGAAGGAACCGGGTTCGACGCGGACGCCGGTGTCGGGGATCGTCACGCCGTCAGCCCTGGTCGGTGGGCTGGCGACGGAACCGGCTCACCAGTCGGCGCCAGTAGAGCTTGGCGGCCACGGCCACTCCGGCCACCCCGCCGACCACCGCCTGCACGATGAGACTGCCGGATCCCGCATCCAGGTAGGCCAGGTGCATCACGGCTGCTTCCCTTTCTTCGCCGGTCATCGGTACAGCCCGGTATGCGAGCTTTATTGCTCAAAGCCGGACTCGTCCCCTACCGTACGCTGTCGACCGGATACCGCGCGGGCACACCGGTGACTCTCGCGCGTCCGATCCGTTCAAGACGCGCGGGCCGGGGCGCGCCTAGCCTGGCGGGCATGACACCGCAGTTCGATCTCGTCGGGACGGTCGTCACCGACATGGCCCGGACCCTCGACTTCTACCGCCGCCTGGGGCTGCCTGTCCCACCCGGCGCCGAGACGGAACCCCACGTGGAGGTCGCCCTGCCCAACGGGGTGCGGCTGGCCTTCGACACCGTCGACACGGTCCGTGGCTTCCATCCGCGCTTCACCCCGCCCGCCGGCAGCCCGCGGATGAACCTGGCCTTCCGCTGCGCCGACCCGGCCGAGGTGGACCGCTGGTACGCGGAGCTGACCGCCGCCGGGCACCACGGGGAGTTGCCCCCGTGGGACGCCTTCTGGGGCCAGCGCTACGCGGTCCTGCACGACCCGGCCGGCAACGGCGTGGACCTGTTCGCGCCGCTGCCGGCCGGCTGACCGCCACCCGGCCGTCCGGCCGGCTACGCCACCACCGCCGGGCACGGGTCAGGCGGCCGGCGCGGGGCGGGCCGGGCTGCGCCGCTCGCGGTCAACCGGTGGACGGGGTGAGCAGCCGGGTCGGCGGCACCCCGGCCAGCTCACGCACGTCGCGGGTGAGGTGGGCCTGGTCGGCGTACCCGGTGCGCGCCGCGACCTCGGCGAGCGGCACGCCACCGCGGGCCAGATCGAGCGCGCGGCCCATGCGCAGGATGCGGGCGAGCGTCTTCGGGCCGTACCCGAAGAGGAGCCGGCTGCGCCGGTGCAGGGCCCGCGCGCCGAGGCCGACCTCGGCGGCGGTCGCGGCCACCGTCGCCCCGGCGGCCAGCCGGGCGGCCACGCGCGCGC is part of the Micromonospora sp. WMMD980 genome and encodes:
- a CDS encoding VOC family protein, which gives rise to MTPQFDLVGTVVTDMARTLDFYRRLGLPVPPGAETEPHVEVALPNGVRLAFDTVDTVRGFHPRFTPPAGSPRMNLAFRCADPAEVDRWYAELTAAGHHGELPPWDAFWGQRYAVLHDPAGNGVDLFAPLPAG